The segment GGCAGGTCCTTGCCGTGGAACTGCACGGCGGTCACCGAGTACGGGTCGGTCTGCTGGCCGTGCGCCGCGAACACCGAGTACACCGAGGCCATCCGGATCGCGCTCGGCGTCGAGGTGCCCAGCGGCAGGGTCAGCGTGCTGGCCCCGGCCAGGGTGTCGTCGTGCAGGCCCAGGGTCTGCGCCATCGCCCGGACCTTGTCGCCGCCGACGTCCTGGCCGAGCTGCACGAACGGCACGTTGTACGACCACTGCATGGCCGTCCGCAGCGTCACGTACCCCTTCTTGCCGGGGTCGCTGTTGCGCTGGTGGTACGGCTGACCGTTCTCCATCGCCTTGCTGCCGTCGGCCCGGTAGATCTGCGCCATGTCGTCGGCCAGGTAGCGCGAGTCCGGGTTGATCTGGGCCGGCTTGCCGTCCTCGCCGTTCTTGGTGAGGACGCCGTCCTGCATCGCGGCGGCCAGCACGATCGGCTTGAAGGTCGAGCCGACCGGGACGCCCTTGGCGTCGGCGTTGTTGGTGTAGTGGTTGTTCTCGAAGCCCGGGCCGCCGTAGATCGCCACGATCGCGCCGTCGCCCGGCAGCACCGAGGCGGCGCCGACCTGGACGAACTTGTCCGCCTCCCGGCTGTCCGGCTTCAGGGTGGCCGCCTGGAAGTCGTCCACGGCCTTCTTCAGGGCGTCCACCTTGTCCTTCTGGAAGGTGGTGTGGATCTGGTAGCCGCCGCGGTCCAGCGCCGCCGCCGTGATCGTCGAGTCCTTGGAGGTCACGTACTGCTTGGCGGTCTCGATCAGGTACGAGACCTCGCCGGTGGTCTTGGTGACCTTCTGGGTCTCGATCGGCTCGGGGAAGTCCTTGCACTTGGCCCGGTCCTCGGCGGACAGCACCTTGGTGGTGACCATCCGGTCCAGGATCCAGCTCCAGCGGCTGACCATCCGCTCGTGGTTGGCCGGGCTCAGGCTCGGGTCGAACAGGCCCGCGCCCTTCAGCAGGCCGGCCAGCATGGCGCCCTGGCAGACGTCGATCTTGCTGGCGTCCACGCCGTAGTACGCCTGCGCGGCGGCCTGGATGCCGGTCGCGCCGCGGCCGAACCAGCTGGTGTTCAGGTAGCCCTCGAGGATCTGCTCCTTGGTCTTCTCGTCGTTGACCTTGAGGGTGATGAAGAATTCCTTGGCCTTCCGCGAGAGCGTCTGGTCCTGCGAGAGGTAGACGTTCTTCACGTACTGCTGGGTGATGGTCGAACCGCCCTGGGTCTCGCCGCCGGTCGCCATCTTGTAGACGGCGCGGGCGATGCCCTTCGGGTCGATGCCGGAGTCGGTGCGGAAGGTGTCGTTCTCCGCCGCGATGACCGCGTCCTGCGCCTGGCGGCTGATCTTCGAGAGGTCGACCAGCTGCTGGTTCTCGGTGCCGGTGCGGGCCATCTCGCTGCCGTCGGCCCAGTAGTAGACGTTGCTCTGGATCTGCAGCGGGACCTTCTCGTCCGGCACCTTGACCATCGCGTACGCGGTGTAGACCGCGGCCACGCAGCTGCCGAAGAAGATCAGGAACACGCTCAGCACCTGCCGCCAGGACGGCATCCAGCGCCGGAAGCCCTGCTTGCCGAACCGCGGGTAGTCGATGATCCGCTTCTTGCCCGGCTTGCCGCCGCGCCCGGCGGCGCGGCCGTTCGGCGGGCCGCCCGCGTCACCGCCGCCGGAACCGCCGGAGCCGCCCTTGCGGGACTGCTTGCGCATCTCCGCCCGGGTCATCCGGGGCTGCTGCGCGGTCCCGCGCTCGGCCCGCCGGCCGGCGCCGGGGCCGGGGCCCTGGCCCGGCACCTGGCCGGGTCGGCCGACCCGGTTCAGGCCGGGGGTGCCGCCGGCC is part of the Kitasatospora setae KM-6054 genome and harbors:
- a CDS encoding transglycosylase domain-containing protein, whose translation is MSEHRRRSANPGGEQQPPRQPDPGQPYAYGSPVQGAPEYGRDTPAGGTPGLNRVGRPGQVPGQGPGPGAGRRAERGTAQQPRMTRAEMRKQSRKGGSGGSGGGDAGGPPNGRAAGRGGKPGKKRIIDYPRFGKQGFRRWMPSWRQVLSVFLIFFGSCVAAVYTAYAMVKVPDEKVPLQIQSNVYYWADGSEMARTGTENQQLVDLSKISRQAQDAVIAAENDTFRTDSGIDPKGIARAVYKMATGGETQGGSTITQQYVKNVYLSQDQTLSRKAKEFFITLKVNDEKTKEQILEGYLNTSWFGRGATGIQAAAQAYYGVDASKIDVCQGAMLAGLLKGAGLFDPSLSPANHERMVSRWSWILDRMVTTKVLSAEDRAKCKDFPEPIETQKVTKTTGEVSYLIETAKQYVTSKDSTITAAALDRGGYQIHTTFQKDKVDALKKAVDDFQAATLKPDSREADKFVQVGAASVLPGDGAIVAIYGGPGFENNHYTNNADAKGVPVGSTFKPIVLAAAMQDGVLTKNGEDGKPAQINPDSRYLADDMAQIYRADGSKAMENGQPYHQRNSDPGKKGYVTLRTAMQWSYNVPFVQLGQDVGGDKVRAMAQTLGLHDDTLAGASTLTLPLGTSTPSAIRMASVYSVFAAHGQQTDPYSVTAVQFHGKDLPNFARPTPKTALDPAVADNITDVLQNVAKNGTGNKTAALGFPVAGKTGTTDDSMSAWWVGYTPSLVTSVSMWREEPGKAKLLDLKGTGGKNEVHGGDYPTDIFTRYMKIIGPGNPKNFTPPTPWGQEVDSSGAPVSASPSASATESAPAVPTEQPSVPVEQPSPTESASSTGKPTGKPSGSPTASPSTCLPVICNPGTTGGTGTTGGTGTTTGTTNGGTNTGTPTGTPTGTGTTTGRTN